Proteins co-encoded in one Anguilla anguilla isolate fAngAng1 chromosome 16, fAngAng1.pri, whole genome shotgun sequence genomic window:
- the LOC118215384 gene encoding L-lactate dehydrogenase A chain-like → MASVREKLLHVAQPGAVGVPRSKVTVVGVGQVGMACAFSILQSGVADDVTLIDVMVDKLQGEVMDLQHGSLFLKTAKIRAAKDYSETADSKLCIITAGVRQREGESRLALVQRNVEVFKQIVPPLAQHSPNAILLVVSNPVDILTYVAWKLSGFPQERVLGSGTNLDSARFRFLMGERLGIHPSSVHGYIIGEHGDSSVPVWSGANVAGVSLLSLNPELETKQDAEGWSKVHQDVVNSAYDVIRLKGYTSWAIGLSVGGLTQSILKNLRSVHPVSTLVKGMHGIGEEVFLSLPCVLGWSGVCGVLQQPLKQQEAQKLMQSSQTLWGIQKELKL, encoded by the exons ATGGCATCGGTGAGAGAGAAACTGCTGCACGTTGCTCAGCCTGGCGCCGTGGGAGTGCCCAGGTCAAAAGTTACGGTCgttggggtggggcaggtggggATGGCTTGCGCTTTCAGCATCCTGCAGTCG GGCGTCGCCGATGATGTCACCTTAATTGACGTAATGGTGGACAAGCTGCAGGGGGAGGTGATGGACCTGCAGCACGGCAGTCTCTTCCTGAAGACCGCGAAGATCAGAGCGGCTAAAG ATTACTCAGAGACGGCCGACTCCAAGCTGTGCATCATCACCGCGGGGGTGCgccagagggagggggagagccgCCTGGCCCTGGTGCAGAGGAATGTGGAGGTGTTCAAGCAGATCGTCCCCCCGCTGGCCCAGCACAGCCCCAACGCCATCCTGCTCGTGGTCTCGAACCCGG TGGACATCCTGACCTATGTGGCCTGGAAGCTGAGCGGTTTCCCTCAGGAGCGAGTCCTGGGCAGCGGGACTAACCTGGACTCGGCCCGGTTCCGCTTCCTGATGGGGGAGCGGCTGGGGATCCACCCCAGCAGCGTGCACGGCTACATCATCGGAGAGCACGGCGACTCCAGCG TGCCGGTGTGGAGCGGGGCCAACGTGGCGGGAGTCAGCCTGCTGTCCCTCAACCCCGAGCTGGAGACCAAACAGGACGCCGAGGGCTGGTCCAAGGTGCACCAGGACGTGGTGAACAG TGCTTACGATGTCATCCGACTGAAGGGGTATACCTCCTGGGCCATCGGACTGAGCGTGGGCGGCCTCACGCAGTCCATCCTTAAGAACCTCAGGAGCGTCCACCCCGTCTCCACCCTGGTCAAG GGCATGCACGGCATAGGTGAGGAGGTGTTCCTGAGCCTCCCGTGCGTGCTGGGCTGGtctggggtgtgtggggtgctCCAGCAGCCCCTGAAGCAGCAGGAGGCCCAGAAGCTGATGCAGAGCTCCCAGACCCTGTGGGGCATCCAGAAAGAGCTGAAGCTCTAA